Proteins encoded together in one uncultured Desulfosarcina sp. window:
- a CDS encoding YcaO-like family protein, which translates to MTHSAASLRYRLSLEETAAGTGFFAPVPQNPTTFSDGVRYLQQHPNDAFMHHYLLGCIAAMDLDAVQELLRSETGDDPIIRALLLEAALIYDHLPGLRNQFKRREIKILADATPLVDLRSEILPDQALHRQWAALFRANLTCHRPLPPPEKTGLAFPVDGVDGNEPPLPEGAHLQAIIEASKPDSQFPGRTRPPLQETIDRALTALEALDLFEGGELRHQSSLSPIALMRKWRFSHQVNSGELAYTLSGVQTSYGRGLSLEAARASCLMEVVERCSSFAGVAESGITGTLRPHPLLHGRRSRLAAEGYPLLDPNSLCLEVPYRDEALYWMEGERVTLDGFSPVWVPVQCVYLFCNLDERALFSGLGSTGLASGNIIAEARLSALYELIERDSEAVNPFHPSRCFRVYAEDERIGALVEDYRARGIHLQFQDISPAFGIPCCSCFVTHRDGTVVRGSGANLNGRQAVLSALTETPYPYPMGPPSAPALPDLPWLQFESLPDVSTGSPEKDSVRVEKTLSANGFEPIYVDLTRKDLKIPVVRALVPGLEIIADFDRTSRINPRLFNNYLKIHYKNDS; encoded by the coding sequence ATGACCCATTCGGCAGCATCTTTGCGGTACCGGCTATCCCTTGAGGAGACAGCCGCCGGCACCGGTTTTTTTGCCCCGGTTCCCCAAAACCCAACGACATTTTCGGACGGAGTGCGCTACCTGCAGCAACATCCCAACGATGCTTTCATGCATCATTATCTGCTTGGATGCATCGCGGCGATGGACCTGGATGCCGTTCAGGAATTATTGCGATCCGAGACCGGCGACGACCCGATCATCCGGGCGCTGCTGCTGGAAGCCGCCCTGATTTACGATCACCTGCCCGGGCTGCGCAATCAATTCAAGCGCCGTGAAATCAAGATCCTTGCCGATGCGACCCCCCTGGTGGATCTGCGATCCGAAATTTTGCCCGATCAGGCCCTTCACCGGCAGTGGGCCGCGCTGTTTCGCGCCAACCTGACGTGCCATCGCCCCCTGCCGCCCCCGGAAAAAACGGGCCTCGCCTTTCCCGTAGACGGTGTGGACGGCAACGAGCCGCCGCTGCCGGAAGGCGCCCACCTGCAAGCCATCATTGAGGCCTCGAAGCCGGATTCGCAATTTCCCGGCCGAACCCGGCCGCCCCTGCAGGAAACCATCGACCGCGCCCTTACCGCCCTCGAAGCCCTGGATCTTTTCGAAGGCGGCGAGCTACGCCATCAGTCTTCATTGAGCCCGATCGCTCTAATGCGCAAATGGCGCTTTTCCCACCAGGTGAACAGCGGCGAGTTGGCCTATACCCTTTCCGGTGTACAGACTTCCTACGGCCGCGGGCTGTCCCTGGAGGCGGCCCGGGCGTCGTGTCTCATGGAAGTGGTCGAGCGCTGTTCCTCCTTTGCCGGGGTCGCGGAGTCCGGCATCACGGGAACCCTTCGACCCCATCCGCTCCTCCATGGCCGCCGGTCCCGGCTGGCCGCCGAGGGCTATCCGCTGCTGGACCCCAACAGCCTCTGCCTGGAAGTTCCCTACCGGGACGAAGCCCTTTACTGGATGGAAGGGGAGCGGGTGACCCTTGATGGATTTTCGCCGGTGTGGGTGCCGGTGCAATGCGTCTACCTGTTCTGCAACCTGGATGAACGCGCTCTGTTTTCCGGATTGGGCTCTACCGGGCTGGCATCGGGAAACATCATAGCCGAGGCCCGGCTCAGCGCCCTTTACGAACTGATCGAACGGGACAGCGAAGCGGTCAACCCGTTTCACCCTTCGCGATGCTTTCGGGTTTATGCCGAGGACGAACGGATCGGCGCATTGGTTGAGGATTACCGGGCGCGAGGAATCCACCTGCAGTTTCAGGATATCAGTCCGGCTTTCGGCATCCCCTGCTGCAGCTGCTTCGTGACCCACCGGGACGGGACCGTAGTCCGGGGCAGCGGGGCCAACCTGAATGGCAGGCAGGCGGTACTGTCAGCACTTACCGAAACGCCCTACCCCTATCCCATGGGGCCGCCCTCTGCCCCTGCCCTTCCCGATCTGCCCTGGCTGCAATTCGAATCGCTGCCGGACGTTTCCACCGGTTCGCCGGAAAAGGATTCGGTTCGGGTGGAGAAAACCTTGTCGGCCAACGGATTTGAGCCCATTTATGTAGACCTGACCCGCAAAGACTTGAAAATTCCGGTGGTCAGGGCCCTGGTGCCGGGACTCGAAATAATTGCGGACTTTGACCGGACCAGCCGCATCAATCCGCGCCTGTTCAATAACTATCTAAAAATACATTATAAAAATGATTCATGA
- a CDS encoding molybdenum cofactor guanylyltransferase: MAAACTGVILAGGQNKRFGGQNKAFIRIGEKRIVDRLMDVFCRLFDQVVLVTNDPSAYMDVDALIVSDHFAKRSSLNGLHAGLFAAAHETAFFVACDTPFAREALIRCVLEHIEPKADIVIPSTSDGFEPLFAVYRKTCLPAMAHQLERDRFKIQGLFRKVRLKVIDEAELRQADPELLSFFNVNTPEDLVLAENLRKKFEKEPLKP, translated from the coding sequence ATGGCCGCAGCATGCACCGGCGTGATTCTGGCCGGCGGACAAAACAAACGGTTTGGCGGACAGAACAAAGCCTTTATCCGAATCGGTGAAAAGCGCATCGTGGATCGCCTGATGGACGTCTTCTGCCGGTTGTTCGATCAGGTGGTGCTGGTGACCAACGACCCGTCGGCCTACATGGACGTGGATGCCCTGATCGTCAGCGATCACTTTGCAAAGCGCAGTTCGCTGAACGGCCTGCATGCCGGTTTGTTCGCCGCCGCCCACGAAACCGCGTTTTTCGTGGCCTGCGACACCCCTTTTGCCAGAGAAGCGCTGATCCGCTGTGTGTTGGAGCACATCGAACCCAAAGCCGACATCGTCATCCCTTCCACGTCGGACGGGTTCGAGCCGCTGTTTGCCGTTTACAGGAAGACCTGCCTGCCGGCCATGGCACATCAATTGGAGCGTGATCGGTTCAAAATCCAGGGATTGTTTCGCAAGGTCCGCTTAAAGGTCATTGACGAGGCCGAACTGCGCCAGGCCGATCCGGAGTTGCTCTCTTTTTTCAATGTCAACACGCCCGAGGATCTGGTGCTGGCGGAAAACCTGCGAAAAAAATTCGAAAAGGAGCCATTGAAACCATGA
- a CDS encoding molybdenum cofactor biosynthesis protein MoaE, producing MKVDSLITKIKQRSDYDRVGMILCHNGVVRGTSRDGRKVTGLRVAVDRERLEQVLSRQRSRPGIVDIQVEIAADRDLSIGDDVMLLVVAGDIREHVIETLSETLNAIKTTVTAKTEFFV from the coding sequence ATGAAGGTTGACAGCCTGATCACCAAAATCAAGCAGCGTTCGGACTACGACCGGGTGGGGATGATTTTATGCCATAACGGGGTGGTGCGGGGCACCTCACGGGACGGACGCAAGGTGACGGGCCTGCGCGTGGCCGTGGACCGGGAGCGGCTGGAGCAGGTGCTCAGCCGACAGCGATCCCGACCGGGAATTGTCGATATCCAGGTGGAAATTGCGGCTGACAGGGACCTGTCCATCGGGGACGACGTCATGCTGCTGGTGGTAGCCGGGGATATCCGGGAGCACGTCATCGAAACGCTGAGTGAGACCTTGAACGCGATTAAGACGACGGTCACGGCCAAAACCGAGTTCTTCGTCTGA
- the moaC gene encoding cyclic pyranopterin monophosphate synthase MoaC, which translates to MPDLTHIDDKGRVRMVDVTAKTPTRRTAVAQALIHMSEEAFAQIQEGTVTKGNVLETARIAGVMAAKKTADLIPMCHPLNLTHVQVDFFPNTAAHTIRIEATARINDLTGVEMEALTAVSVAALTLYDMCKAVDKAMTITDICLLKKTGGKSGTFTRPMDDR; encoded by the coding sequence ATGCCCGATTTGACCCACATTGACGATAAGGGCCGGGTGCGCATGGTGGACGTAACGGCCAAAACCCCGACCCGGCGCACGGCGGTTGCCCAGGCCCTGATTCACATGAGCGAAGAGGCGTTTGCCCAAATTCAGGAAGGCACGGTCACGAAGGGAAATGTGCTGGAGACCGCCCGCATCGCCGGGGTCATGGCCGCCAAAAAGACCGCCGATCTGATCCCCATGTGCCACCCCTTGAATCTGACTCATGTGCAGGTCGATTTTTTCCCCAACACAGCCGCCCATACCATTCGCATCGAAGCAACAGCCCGCATCAACGATCTGACCGGCGTGGAAATGGAGGCCCTGACCGCCGTATCCGTAGCGGCCCTGACGCTCTACGACATGTGCAAGGCCGTGGACAAGGCCATGACCATCACCGACATCTGCCTGCTGAAAAAAACCGGCGGCAAGAGCGGCACCTTCACCCGTCCCATGGATGACCGATGA
- a CDS encoding nucleotide pyrophosphohydrolase, producing the protein MGMTVKDLQATVDRWIQTYGVRYFSEMTNLAVLMEEVGELARLMARTYGEQSFKGARPPADLGDEIADVLFVLTCIANQTGVDLESAMIRNLQKKTDRDRDRHRDNPKLKA; encoded by the coding sequence ATGGGCATGACGGTCAAGGATCTCCAGGCCACGGTGGACCGCTGGATTCAGACTTACGGCGTGCGCTACTTCTCGGAAATGACCAACCTAGCCGTACTCATGGAAGAGGTCGGCGAACTGGCCCGGCTCATGGCCCGCACATACGGCGAGCAGAGCTTCAAAGGAGCCAGGCCACCGGCGGATCTGGGCGATGAAATCGCCGACGTGCTTTTCGTTTTGACCTGCATCGCCAACCAGACTGGCGTGGATCTGGAAAGCGCCATGATCCGAAATCTGCAAAAGAAAACCGACCGGGACCGGGACCGCCACCGCGATAATCCAAAATTGAAGGCATGA
- a CDS encoding MltA domain-containing protein, which produces MILFERTSFFRTLLLVAVLLLLAGCAWFQRPAPSTEPALVRLAVDDYPDFSDGFFLDNLSHGIGKSIEYLQRVPAERTFRFGIDTYDARHLKRSLEVLQALVERRPSPAEVNRFMARNFRVYRSTGGPESGRVLFTGYYEPHLKGSLKPDARYRYPVYARPGDLMVIDLTPFSEALAGKRIVGRIQGDTVVPYPDRQAIEADADFGRLAPPLAWVDDRIDLFFLQIQGSGRIYLAEGGFIRVHYHAANGRPYRSIGRLLIDQGKIPAEEMSMQRLRDYLRSHPEEMDAILNYNPSYVFFKTETSGPIGAIGVDLTPARSVAVDRRVFPMAAPAFLQTQIPVVDGTGRIDRWMDFSAFALNQDTGGAIRGPGRVDIFWGNGPYARIAAGHMQHKGNFYLLVLDPESKVSAAIQDN; this is translated from the coding sequence ATGATCCTTTTTGAACGCACCTCCTTTTTTCGGACGCTTCTTCTGGTTGCCGTCCTTTTGCTGCTGGCCGGATGCGCCTGGTTTCAGCGTCCGGCCCCGTCCACGGAGCCGGCACTGGTCCGGCTGGCGGTTGACGATTATCCGGATTTTTCGGACGGGTTTTTTCTGGACAACCTGAGCCACGGCATCGGCAAGAGCATCGAATATCTTCAGCGGGTGCCTGCCGAGCGCACGTTCCGTTTCGGCATAGACACATACGATGCCCGCCATCTGAAGCGATCGCTGGAAGTACTGCAGGCCCTGGTGGAAAGGCGGCCAAGTCCGGCAGAGGTCAACCGCTTCATGGCCCGAAACTTTCGGGTGTACCGGTCCACCGGCGGCCCCGAGAGTGGACGGGTGCTCTTCACGGGCTATTACGAACCTCACCTGAAGGGCAGCCTGAAGCCCGACGCGCGCTACCGCTATCCGGTTTATGCCCGGCCCGGCGACCTGATGGTCATCGACCTGACTCCTTTTTCCGAAGCCCTGGCCGGCAAGCGCATCGTCGGCCGGATTCAGGGCGATACCGTGGTGCCCTACCCGGACCGGCAGGCCATCGAGGCGGATGCGGACTTCGGCCGCCTGGCACCGCCCCTTGCCTGGGTGGACGATCGTATCGACCTCTTTTTTCTCCAGATCCAGGGCTCGGGCCGGATCTATCTGGCCGAGGGCGGCTTCATCCGGGTCCACTACCACGCGGCCAACGGCAGGCCTTACCGCAGCATTGGCCGCCTGCTCATCGACCAGGGCAAGATCCCCGCCGAAGAGATGTCCATGCAGCGGCTCCGGGACTACCTTAGATCCCACCCTGAGGAGATGGACGCCATCCTCAATTACAATCCCAGCTACGTCTTTTTCAAAACAGAAACTTCCGGGCCCATCGGCGCCATCGGTGTGGATCTGACGCCGGCTCGATCGGTGGCCGTGGACCGCCGGGTCTTTCCCATGGCCGCCCCGGCTTTTCTGCAGACGCAGATCCCGGTGGTGGACGGCACCGGCCGCATCGACCGCTGGATGGACTTCTCCGCCTTTGCCCTCAACCAGGACACCGGCGGTGCCATCCGCGGGCCGGGGCGGGTGGACATTTTCTGGGGCAACGGTCCCTATGCCCGAATAGCTGCCGGCCACATGCAGCACAAGGGCAACTTCTACCTGTTGGTGCTGGACCCCGAAAGCAAGGTGAGCGCAGCGATTCAGGACAACTGA
- a CDS encoding iron-containing alcohol dehydrogenase: protein MNESQTFPHFSPGKLFVGPGSSADLVREIPGNPVYLVVTDRGLSQAGMAARLTRILEQEGRRFHVFDNVVSDPPMEVVASAFETAKQNECSAVLALGGGSSLDAAKAVAVRMKHDVSLRDYGNGRLVKGPIAPLYAIPTTAGTGSEATRVAVITDVEKKEKMAIRGDHLTPLACALDPDMIVGIPARIAAETGADALTHAIEAFVSRNANSITDALALAAIEKIGLHLRRFAQDTTNAAAALEMLVASCLAGQAFTNAGLGLVHSIGEVLGSRYHTSHGLSCALYLPATMAFNLPAVPEKFTQIARALGEDVKDLAPEEAGNRAVGAVRKLFVDLKIPLTYAEAGIDFSLTPKMVDDVLPQFSTSCNPRKVDADEVAALFNAPMG from the coding sequence ATGAACGAATCCCAGACCTTTCCGCATTTCAGCCCAGGAAAACTCTTTGTGGGGCCCGGTTCATCGGCCGACTTGGTCCGTGAAATACCGGGCAACCCCGTTTACCTGGTCGTCACGGATCGGGGACTGAGCCAGGCGGGCATGGCAGCGCGCCTCACCCGTATTCTCGAGCAGGAGGGAAGGCGCTTTCATGTTTTTGATAACGTGGTCTCGGACCCGCCTATGGAGGTTGTTGCGTCGGCCTTTGAAACGGCAAAGCAAAACGAATGCAGTGCGGTGCTGGCTCTTGGCGGTGGAAGCTCCCTGGATGCCGCCAAGGCCGTTGCCGTGAGAATGAAACACGACGTTTCTTTAAGGGACTATGGCAACGGCCGGCTGGTGAAAGGGCCGATTGCGCCGCTGTACGCCATTCCGACAACCGCCGGAACCGGATCGGAAGCGACACGGGTGGCGGTGATCACCGACGTTGAAAAAAAAGAGAAAATGGCCATCCGCGGCGATCATCTGACGCCCCTGGCCTGTGCCCTGGACCCGGACATGATCGTGGGCATCCCCGCCAGGATCGCCGCGGAAACCGGTGCCGACGCCCTCACGCATGCGATCGAGGCCTTCGTTTCCCGCAACGCCAATAGTATCACCGATGCTCTGGCCCTGGCTGCCATCGAAAAAATCGGGTTGCATCTGCGCCGCTTCGCCCAGGACACGACAAACGCAGCGGCCGCCCTGGAGATGCTGGTGGCCAGCTGCCTGGCCGGCCAGGCCTTTACCAACGCCGGGCTGGGCCTGGTCCATTCCATTGGCGAAGTCCTGGGCTCCCGCTATCACACCAGCCACGGGCTGTCCTGCGCCCTGTACCTGCCGGCGACCATGGCCTTCAACCTGCCCGCCGTTCCGGAAAAATTTACGCAAATCGCCCGGGCGCTGGGTGAGGACGTGAAGGATCTGGCGCCGGAAGAGGCTGGAAATCGGGCCGTTGGCGCCGTCAGAAAACTGTTCGTCGATTTGAAAATACCGTTGACCTACGCAGAAGCCGGCATCGATTTTTCATTGACACCGAAAATGGTGGACGACGTTCTTCCCCAGTTTTCCACTTCATGCAACCCCCGCAAAGTGGATGCCGACGAGGTCGCCGCGCTTTTCAACGCGCCAATGGGATGA
- the tatC gene encoding twin-arginine translocase subunit TatC produces the protein MDTEDKVPFTAHLEELRKRLITSFIAVGVGFAISYGFKEKLFQILTQPLISVMKQGETLIYTGLPEAFFTFLKVSFLAGLMLASPVIIYQFWMFIAPGLYEQEKKLLVPIVLLSTIFFVGGSLFGYFIVFPYGFDFFLGFATETIRPMPSMKEYLSFSAKLLLAFGLVFELPLVITFLAKLGIVSVPFLKKNRKYALLLFFVGAAILTPPDVVTQIMMALPLMVLYEISIIGARIFGRKEKPAETTTESTAETEGAKDS, from the coding sequence CTGGATACGGAAGACAAAGTTCCCTTTACCGCACACCTCGAGGAGTTGCGCAAGCGGCTGATCACCAGCTTCATCGCCGTCGGCGTCGGATTCGCGATCTCTTACGGGTTCAAGGAAAAGCTGTTTCAAATTTTGACCCAACCGCTGATTTCGGTGATGAAACAGGGGGAAACCCTGATCTATACCGGATTGCCCGAAGCGTTCTTCACTTTCCTCAAGGTCTCCTTTCTTGCCGGACTCATGCTGGCCTCCCCGGTGATCATCTACCAGTTCTGGATGTTCATCGCTCCGGGACTGTATGAGCAGGAGAAGAAACTGCTGGTGCCCATCGTTCTGCTTTCCACAATCTTCTTCGTGGGGGGCTCCCTGTTCGGCTATTTCATCGTTTTTCCTTACGGATTCGATTTTTTCCTGGGGTTTGCCACGGAAACCATCCGGCCCATGCCCTCCATGAAGGAATACTTGAGTTTTTCGGCCAAGCTGTTGCTGGCCTTCGGGCTGGTTTTCGAACTGCCCCTGGTGATCACCTTTCTGGCCAAGCTGGGCATCGTTTCCGTTCCCTTTTTAAAGAAAAACCGCAAATACGCCCTGCTGCTCTTTTTCGTGGGCGCCGCCATCCTGACGCCGCCGGATGTGGTCACCCAGATCATGATGGCCCTGCCGTTGATGGTGCTTTACGAAATCAGCATTATCGGCGCCCGGATTTTCGGCCGCAAAGAGAAGCCGGCCGAAACCACCACCGAAAGCACCGCCGAAACCGAGGGTGCGAAAGATTCATGA
- the tatA gene encoding twin-arginine translocase TatA/TatE family subunit: MFGIGMPEMILILAVALIVIGPKKLPDLARSLGKAMGEFKKATSDLKESMQIDSELKEVKSAFNDIGKTTPAKDTGEEAAVEDEKLADEAEIEMAEEDDAAQSGDSMEQLKAAFDRRNPSEADAAEAAPVDSEPTETDSEPESKTGKE; this comes from the coding sequence ATGTTCGGGATCGGAATGCCGGAAATGATCCTCATTCTGGCGGTGGCCCTGATTGTCATCGGGCCCAAGAAGCTGCCGGATCTGGCCAGGTCGTTGGGAAAGGCCATGGGCGAATTTAAAAAGGCGACCAGCGATCTGAAGGAGAGCATGCAGATCGACTCGGAACTCAAAGAGGTCAAGAGCGCTTTTAACGACATCGGGAAGACCACGCCTGCCAAAGATACGGGTGAAGAGGCCGCTGTGGAGGACGAAAAGCTTGCCGATGAGGCCGAGATAGAGATGGCGGAGGAAGACGATGCCGCCCAATCCGGCGATTCCATGGAGCAACTCAAAGCGGCCTTCGACCGCCGCAATCCAAGCGAAGCCGATGCCGCGGAGGCCGCCCCGGTCGACAGCGAACCCACTGAAACGGATTCCGAGCCGGAGTCTAAAACAGGCAAGGAATAA
- a CDS encoding 4Fe-4S binding protein has protein sequence MMGFLKTDPIHFWRRVAQTATAVLFILLPLLNARGFQFVWGNFLTIHIGSLTFSDPLAILQVVVGSRIIPPKIFLETGLVLGIAFFLGTIFCSWICPFGLLSELTHTLARRFKPGRIDINLFKSGPAAKLILFCCGVAAVFLFFQAPILNQASLPFQYSNIFQYLFIQSYLVGAAWILMAILFVEFVFCRRLWCRWVCPQSVLIALAGQCNPFVLKVRFHPKRCLFAKDSPPCQTACSLDLDPRRLNGTNRFQCTNCGDCIDACRKKGNALDFGFKATEKE, from the coding sequence ATGATGGGTTTTCTTAAGACCGACCCAATCCATTTCTGGCGCAGGGTTGCACAAACGGCAACGGCCGTTCTTTTTATCCTCCTCCCCTTGCTCAACGCCAGGGGGTTCCAATTTGTCTGGGGAAATTTCTTAACCATTCATATCGGCAGCCTGACATTCTCGGACCCCCTTGCCATCTTACAGGTGGTGGTCGGCAGCCGCATCATTCCTCCGAAAATTTTCCTCGAAACAGGCCTGGTTCTCGGCATCGCCTTTTTTCTCGGAACGATATTCTGCTCCTGGATCTGCCCCTTTGGATTATTGTCGGAATTGACCCACACGCTTGCCAGGAGGTTCAAACCGGGAAGGATCGACATCAACCTTTTCAAGTCCGGTCCAGCCGCCAAATTGATCCTTTTTTGCTGCGGCGTTGCGGCTGTTTTCCTCTTTTTCCAAGCACCGATTTTAAATCAGGCCTCCCTGCCCTTCCAGTATTCGAATATATTTCAGTACCTGTTCATACAGAGCTATCTTGTCGGGGCCGCCTGGATATTGATGGCGATTTTATTCGTCGAATTTGTTTTCTGCAGGAGGCTGTGGTGCCGCTGGGTCTGCCCCCAGTCCGTTCTCATCGCCCTGGCGGGGCAATGCAATCCTTTCGTGCTGAAAGTGCGTTTCCACCCAAAAAGATGCCTTTTCGCCAAGGACTCGCCGCCATGCCAAACCGCCTGCTCCCTCGACCTGGACCCCAGACGCCTGAACGGAACAAACCGATTCCAATGCACCAATTGCGGAGATTGCATCGATGCCTGCAGAAAAAAAGGCAACGCCCTTGATTTCGGTTTCAAAGCGACCGAAAAAGAATAA
- a CDS encoding cytochrome c3 family protein, producing the protein MGKRTIILAAVCVALMFAAGAVYAATAVDDVIHMENKAYEKHTKAIVDFSHKKHNEEYKIGCGECHHDDKGKPLNNLKAGDDVQGCITCHKLPGQMPGSLKKEMKAAKASKKEIDAKELEYHAEALHANCIGCHKDYNKKNKTKAAPQACTKCHPKKK; encoded by the coding sequence ATGGGTAAACGTACAATTATTCTGGCAGCGGTATGTGTGGCGCTGATGTTCGCCGCCGGGGCCGTCTACGCCGCTACGGCGGTGGACGATGTGATCCACATGGAAAACAAGGCTTACGAGAAGCATACAAAAGCCATTGTCGACTTCAGCCACAAGAAGCACAACGAGGAGTACAAGATTGGCTGCGGCGAATGCCATCATGACGACAAGGGCAAGCCGCTCAACAATCTGAAGGCGGGAGACGATGTGCAGGGCTGCATCACCTGCCACAAGCTTCCCGGACAGATGCCCGGCTCACTGAAAAAAGAGATGAAGGCCGCCAAGGCGTCCAAAAAGGAAATCGACGCCAAAGAGTTGGAGTATCACGCCGAAGCCCTCCACGCCAACTGCATTGGCTGCCATAAGGACTACAACAAGAAAAACAAGACCAAGGCCGCGCCGCAGGCATGTACCAAGTGTCACCCGAAGAAAAAGTAG
- a CDS encoding molybdenum cofactor biosynthesis protein B gives MGVHEHRKAAPKTVGLGILSVSTTRSIKDDESGQWIAKRARKEGHEVRLHQVVTDDIAAIREAALKGIRQNDLQALLVTGGTGITSRDVTIEALKPLFAKEMPAFAAIFAQLSYEEIDSAAILSRAAAGVIGTTVVFCMPGSKKACQLACKALIFPELGHVVAHVR, from the coding sequence ATGGGAGTCCACGAACACCGCAAGGCAGCGCCAAAAACAGTCGGCCTGGGAATCTTGTCGGTATCCACCACCCGTTCCATCAAGGACGACGAAAGCGGCCAATGGATTGCCAAACGGGCCCGCAAGGAAGGGCATGAAGTCCGCCTTCACCAGGTGGTCACCGACGACATCGCCGCCATCCGCGAGGCGGCCTTGAAAGGCATCCGGCAAAACGATCTCCAGGCGCTTTTGGTTACCGGCGGCACCGGCATCACGTCCCGGGATGTAACCATCGAAGCCCTCAAGCCGCTTTTCGCCAAGGAGATGCCGGCCTTTGCCGCTATCTTCGCCCAGCTCAGCTACGAAGAGATCGATTCCGCCGCCATCCTTTCCCGCGCCGCCGCCGGCGTGATCGGCACAACGGTGGTATTTTGTATGCCCGGCAGCAAAAAGGCCTGCCAGTTGGCCTGCAAAGCGCTGATTTTTCCAGAACTGGGGCACGTGGTCGCCCACGTCCGGTAA